Proteins found in one Amphiprion ocellaris isolate individual 3 ecotype Okinawa chromosome 22, ASM2253959v1, whole genome shotgun sequence genomic segment:
- the tubb6 gene encoding tubulin, beta 6 class V, with the protein MREIVHIQAGQCGNQIGTKFWEVISDEHGIDPAGNYVGDSSLQLDRVNVYYNEASSHKYVPRSVLVDLEPGTMDSVRSGAFGQLFRPDNFIFGQTGAGNNWAKGHYTEGAELVDSVLDVVRKECEHCDCLQGFQLTHSLGGGTGSGMGTLLISKIREEYPDRIMNTFSVMPSPKVSDTVVEPYNATLSVHQLVENTDETYCIDNEALYDICFRTLKLTTPTYGDLNHLVSATMSGVTTSLRFPGQLNADLRKLAVNMVPFPRLHFFMPGFAPLTARGSQQYRALTVPELTQQMFDARNMMAACDPRHGRYLTVATVFRGPMSMKEVDEQMLNVQNKNSSYFVEWIPNNVKVAVCDIAPRGLKMAATFIGNSTAIQELFKRISEQFSAMFRRKAFLHWFTGEGMDEMEFTEAESNMNDLVSEYQQYQDATANDGEENFEDEINE; encoded by the exons ATGCGGGAAATCGTTCACATCCAGGCGGGTCAGTGCGGGAACCAGATCGGGACGAAG tTCTGGGAGGTGATCAGTGATGAACACGGCATCGACCCGGCTGGGAACTACGTTGGCGACTCGTCTCTCCAGCTGGACCGGGTCAACGTCTACTACAACGAGGCGTCCT CGCATAAATACGTCCCCCGGTCTGTGCTGGTGGACCTGGAACCAGGAACCATGGACAGCGTTCGCTCAGGAGCCTTCGGACAACTTTTCAGACCGGACAACTTCATCTTTG GTCAGACAGGTGCCGGCAACAACTGGGCTAAAGGCCACTACACCGAGGGGGCGGAGCTGGTGGACTCGGTGCTGGACGTGGTGAGGAAGGAGTGCGAACACTGCGACTGtctgcag GGCTTCCAGCTGACTCACTCCCTGGGCGGCGGCACCGGCTCCGGTATGGGCACCCTGCTGATCAGCAAGATCCGGGAGGAGTACCCCGACCGCATCATGAACACCTTCAGCGTCATGCCCTCACCCAAG GTGTCGGACACCGTGGTGGAGCCCTACAATGCCACCCTGTCGGTCCACCAGCTGGTGGAAAACACCGACGAGACCTACTGCATCGACAACGAGGCCCTCTACGACATCTGCTTCCGCACTCTGAAGCTGACGACGCCGACCTACGGCGACCTCAACCACCTGGTGTCGGCCACCATGAGCGGCGTCACCACCTCGCTGCGCTTCCCCGGACAGCTCAACGCCGATCTCCGCAAGCTGGCCGTCAACATGGTGCCCTTCCCCAGGCTGCACTTCTTCATGCCAGGCTTCGCTCCGCTGACGGCGAGGGGCAGCCAGCAGTACCGGGCGCTCACCGTCCCGGAGCTCACCCAGCAGATGTTCGACGCCAGGAACATGATGGCGGCCTGCGACCCGCGCCACGGACGCTACCTGACCGTCGCCACCGTCTTCCGCGGACCCATGTCCATGAAGGAGGTGGACGAGCAGATGCTGAACGTCCAGAACAAGAACAGCAGCTACTTCGTGGAGTGGATCCCCAACAACGTGAAGGTGGCCGTCTGCGACATCGCGCCGCGGGGGCTCAAGATGGCCGCCACCTTCATCGGCAACAGCACGGCCATCCAGGAGCTGTTCAAGCGGATCTCCGAGCAGTTCTCGGCCATGTTCCGGCGAAAGGCCTTCCTGCACTGGTTCACGGGCGAGGGCATGGACGAGATGGAGTTCACAGAGGCGGAGAGCAACATGAACGACCTGGTGTCCGAGTACCAGCAGTACCAGGACGCCACCGCCAACGACGGCGAGGAGAACTTCGAGGACGAGATCAACGAGTGA
- the LOC118471154 gene encoding histidine-rich glycoprotein-like translates to MSCSHTDTHRLTQTHTDTHGLTQTHTDTHGLTQTHTDSHRLTQTHTDSHRLTQTHTDTHGLTQTHTDTHGLTQTHTDSHRHTRTHTDSHRLTQTHTDSHRLTRTHTDTHGLTHRLTQTHTDSHRHTRTHTDSHGHTRTHTDSHTDSHRLTRTHTDTHRLTHGLTRTHTRTHTHGYTHGHTHTDTHTDSHRLTQTHTDTHRLTHGHTHGHTHTDTHTDTHRLTQTHTDTHRLTHGHTHTDTHTDTHRLTQTHTDTHRLTHRHTQTHTRTHTDTHTDTHRLTQTHTDSHRLTRTHTDSHRHTQTHTDTHRLTQTHTDSHRLTRTHTDSHRHTQTHTDSHRHTQTHTDTHGHTQRGRTGRPRGRLSGSVG, encoded by the coding sequence ATGAGCTgctctcacacagacacacacagactcacacagactcacacagacacacacggactcacacagactcacacagacacacacggactcacacagactcacacagactcacacagactcacacagacacacacagactcacacagactcacacagactcacacagacacacacggactcacacagactcacacagacacacacggactcacacagactcacacagactcacacagacacacacggactcacacagactcacacagactcacacagacacacacggactcacacagactcacacggacacacacggacacacacggactcacacacagactcacacagactcacacagactcacacagacacacacggactcacacagactcacacggacacacacggacacacacggACTCACACACGgactcacacagactcacacggactcacacagacacacacagactcacacacggactcacacggacacacacacggacacacacacacggatacacacacggacacacacacacggatacACACACGgactcacacagactcacacagactcacacagacacacacagactcacacacggacacacacacggacacacacacacggacacacacacggacacacacagactcacacagacacacacagacacacacagactcacacacggacacacacacacagacacacacacggacacacacagactcacacagacacacacagacacacacagactcacacacagacacacacagactcacacacggacacacacggacacacacacggacacacacagactcacacagactcacacagactcacacagactcacacggacacacacagactcacacagacacacacagactcacacagacacacacagactcacacagactcacacagactcacacagactcacacggacacacacagactcacacagacacacacagactcacacagactcacacagacacacacagactcacacagacacacacggacacacacagcGTGGGCGGACCGGTCGACCTCGGGGTCGGTTGTCTGGAAGTGTGGGCTGA